A segment of the Actinomycetes bacterium genome:
CAGTCGGTGCGCGATCACCACCGCCGTGCGACCTTCGAGCAGCACATCCAGCGCCGATTCCACCTTTGCCTCGGCGGCAGGGTCGATGTTCGACGTCGCCTCATCAAGGATCAGCACCCGGGGTCTGGCGAGGAACGCACGGGTGAGGCTCAGCAGCTGGCGCTCGCCGGCGCTCAGCGACACTCCGCGCTCGTGCACAGGCGTGTCCAGGCCCTCTGGCAGCCGCTCGATCAGGTCCTGGATGCCAACGGCCCGGCATGCCTCGGCCAGCTCCTCCTCGGAGGCATCGGGTCGGGCGAAGACCAGGTTGTCGCGAACCGTGCCATGGAAGAGGAAGGGCTCCTGGGGTACTACTCCGAGCTGGCTGCGCAGTGAATCGATGGTGACCGTGCGCAGGTCGGTGCCGTCGATGCACACGCGGCCATCGACCGGGTCATAGAACCTGGCGACCAACTTGGCGACGGTGGACTTGCCGGCACCGGTCGGGCCGACAACCACGAGTGTCTCTCCCGCATCGACGCTGAGGTCGAGGCCGGTGAGCACCGGCGGGCCGGGCTCACCCACGCCATCGCCGTAGTCGAAGTCCACGGATGCGAGCTCGATGTGTCCTTCGATCGGGGCCAACTCCGCGGCGTCGGAGTCCTCGACGACGCTCGGCTGGACCTCTAGCAGGTCGGCGAGCTTCGTCACCGAGGACTGTCCCTGCTGGTACGTGGTGTAGAGCTGGACGAGTTGCTGAACCGGTGCGAAGAGCAGGTTGAGCAACAGCAGGAACATGAACAAGGTGCCAACCGACATGCTGCCGTTGCGCACGAGCAGGCCGCCCATACCGAGCACCACCACCTGGCCGAGCACTCCCAGGGTGTCGCCGACGGAACCGAAGAGGGCTCCGATCCGTGCGGTCACCAGGTTTGCTTTGCGGTAGTCGCCGACCAGGGCCTCGTGGGTCTCGATGTTGTGTGCCGCTCGGTCGTGGGCGGTGACGGTGCGGATGCCCGACAGCGTCTCGGTCAGGTCGTCGAGCACATTGGAGATGCGGTCGCGTACGTCGTCGTAGGCGGCTGTCGACACGGTGCGGTATCGGATCGTGGCGACCACCAGGATCGGCATGATGACCCCGAGGATCACGAGGGCCATCTGTGCGTGTGAGAACAGCATGATTGCTGCGATGGCCACGATGGTGAGGCCCTGCACGACCATTTGCACGAGTCCTTCCTGGAACAACGCGGTGAGGTTCTCCACGTCCGAGGTCATGCGGGTGAGGATTACTCCGGCCTTCTCACGCTCGTAGAAGGACAGCGACAGGCGTTGCAGGTGGGTGAACACGCGCATGCGCAGTCGCTCCATCAGCGACTCCCCGAGGCGGGCGGTCCACGAGCCGCGGGCCCAACCGAGGAGCACGTTGGCGACGATGACGGCTGCGTATGCGACGCCGATCCAGGCCAGGGCGCGGAAGTCGCGGGGTGTGATGCCATGGTCGACACCGGCCTTCACCAGCAGCGGGCCCGCCAGCAGGGCGGCAGTCTCGGCGGCCACGAGCACGAATGCCACGAGCAGTTGGTTGCGGGCCGGCATCAGGAAACGCCGCAGGGTGAAGCGCTCCCTCTCGGGGGGGTGCCGGTCGAATTCCTCGACCTCGGGATGGTGCTCCGGTTCCCGGTCCAGGATCCGCTGGGCCTTCTCCGCCAGTTCGGGCGGGATGCCGGCGAATGGTGTCGAACCGGTCGGGCCGGTCAGCGGTGATCCCGGGGGAGGTCCCATGCTCATGACGGGTCTCCTCCGAGCGGCTGGGGCACGTCGTCGGCGTCCTCGTCGTCGGCATGTGCCAGCACGTCTGCATAGGCGGGCACCGTCGCCAGCAGTTCGGCGTGTGTGCCCTGTGCGGAGACGCGGCCGTCTTCCAGGAACACGACACGGTCCGCGAGCGTGATGGTCGACAGCCTGTGGGCTATGAGGATCGTCGTGCGACCTTCGCGCCGTGCGGTGAGCGCAGCGTGGATCCTGGCCTCGACTTCCACGTCGATGGCACTGGTGGCGTCATCGAGCACCAGCACTGCCGGGTCCACCAGCAGTGCCCGCGCGAGTGCCAGGCGTTGACGCTGGCCGCCCGACAGCGTGTAGCCGCGTTCGCCCACGATCGAGTCGTATCCCTCTTCGAGGTTGCTGATGAAGCCGTGTGCGTCGGCGATCCGCGCCGCGGCCTCGATCTCGGCCTGCTCCACATGCGGGTTGCCGAAAGCGAGGTTGTCACGGATTGGGACCGAGAACAGGAACGGTTCGTCGGGTGCGACCACCACTGCGCGGCGCAGGTCGCTGAGGGCGAGGTTCCGCTCATCGTGCCCGTCGAGCATCACCTGGCCGCGCCGCGGGTCATAGAAGCGCGCCAGCAGCCGGGCCACGGTGGACTTGCCGCTGCCGGTGCCTCCCACGATCGCCACCGATTCGCCGGCGTTGATCGTGAGGTCGAGCCCGCGCAGCACGTCGGCTCCGCTGCCGTAGCCGAAGTACACGTCGCGGAATTCGATGTCGCCATGGGAGTGCCGGAGCGGTTCGGGGTCTTCGCGCTCGATGATCTCCGGGGTCTCGTCGAGGACCTCGTAGATGCGTCCGGCGGATGCACGTGCCCGCTGGCCCAGGATCAGGAAGAAGCCGAGGAACCGGAACGGGATCTGCAGAAGCACGATGTAGGCGTTGAACTGGATGATCACGCCGATTTCCAGGTCCCCCTCGATCACCAGCCAACCGCCGTACACGAGGATGGCCAGGGCACCGAGGCGTGGGAGGTTCTCCAGCAGCGGTGCGAGGCGGGCGCGTACCAGGCCCTGCTGCACGTTGGCCCAGCGCAGGCGCCGAGCAGCGGTGGCCATCGCATCCACACGTGCCTGCTCGGCGGCGAAGGACTGCACGACGCGTACGCCTGCGATCGATTCCTCGGTCACCGTGGCCACCTCGGCCTGGCGTCCCTGGATGATCCAGGAGAGCGGGAACAGCTTGTTTCGCATGATCACGCCGACGACGTACACGAAGGGCAGGGGCAGGACCGCGACGAGTGTGAGGCCGACGTTGATGCTGAGCATCACCCCGATCGCGACCACGAAACCCAGGATCGCGGTTGCGATCAGGGGTGCGACCGCGAAGAACAGCTGGACCGACCTCACATCTGCCTGCGCACGGCTGATGAGCTGGCCGGTCTGCATCCGGTCGAAGAACGCATGGCTGAGGCGCGTGTAGTGCCGGTAGAGCGTGGTGCGGAGGTCGGCTTCGATCGAGTAGGCGATGCGGTACAGCCCGTAGCGGTAGAGAGCCTGCAGCGCTGCGCGCACGAACGCGATGACAACCAGCGCCCAGAGGAACGGTGCCAGCTCCGACTCGGTGGTCTGGATCGCCTTGTCGACCGTGCGGCCGACAATCGCCGGCACCGCTACCTGCAGCACGAGCGCGGCCACGGCCACGACGAGCGAGACCACGAGCACCCCGGTGTGCGGTCGCAGGATGGGCCACAGCCGGCGGATCCAGCCCATCTTGAGCCCGCCCGACTCGCCCGGTGCAGGGCCGATCGATGGGTCTGCCGGTACGGCGCCGAGTCCGCTCACTTCTGACCGCCCGGGTCGCCAAACTTCTCGGTGAGGTAGGCCTCCATGGCCGTGTTGAGGCTCTCCAGGCCGACAAGTGCGCCCTCGGCCTTGTCGTCGGGGAGCCGGTCGAGCAGCCGGCCGAGTCGCTCGGCCACGACGCGGTCGCCTTCGGTGACCTGGGTGCGTCCGGCAGCGGTGAGCGAGAGCACGACGCAGCGACGGTCAGTCGGGTCCTGGCCACGCGCCACGAGTCCGCGCCCACAGAGGCCATCGACAACCGATGTGACGGTGGAGGGCACCACGTCGAGAAGCGCCGCGACATCGGATGCCAGCCGGTCGCCTCCCTCGAGGAAGACCAGGACCCGGTACTGGGCGAGCGTGAGGTCGGCGTCCGCCAGCGCCGCACCGGCAACACGCGCGAGCCGGGCGGCTGCGCGAACGGCGTCGGCTCGACGTGCACGGGGGGTTCCGGCCGGTGGCATGTCCTGCACCGTACCGCGATACTTCGAAGGTCGAAAGAACTGACCATGCCGCCACCGCGCACCTGCGGTCGGTTCGCCATCTGGCCGGTCGGTATCCTGATGCCTCCGTGAGCTTGCTGCCCGGGCTGCTGGTCGGCCTCGCCCTCATCCTTGCCAACGCCTTCTTCGTCGCGGCCGAGTTCGCTTTCGTGGCGGTGGACCGAACGCGCCTGGAGCTGCGCGCCGAGGAGGGCTCGCGTGCAGCGCGCACGGCCCTGAGATTGCTCACGAAGCTCTCGTTCAACCTTTCGGGTGCCCAACTCGGCATCACCATCACCAGCCTTGCCCTGGGCCTGCTCGCCCAGCCGGTCGTGGCCAAGGCGATCGAACCGCTGGTGGCGGGCGTTGTCGGGGAGGCCAGCGCGCTGGCCGTCTCGGTGGTGATCGCCCTGTTGCTCACCACGGTC
Coding sequences within it:
- a CDS encoding ABC transporter ATP-binding protein, with the translated sequence MGPPPGSPLTGPTGSTPFAGIPPELAEKAQRILDREPEHHPEVEEFDRHPPERERFTLRRFLMPARNQLLVAFVLVAAETAALLAGPLLVKAGVDHGITPRDFRALAWIGVAYAAVIVANVLLGWARGSWTARLGESLMERLRMRVFTHLQRLSLSFYEREKAGVILTRMTSDVENLTALFQEGLVQMVVQGLTIVAIAAIMLFSHAQMALVILGVIMPILVVATIRYRTVSTAAYDDVRDRISNVLDDLTETLSGIRTVTAHDRAAHNIETHEALVGDYRKANLVTARIGALFGSVGDTLGVLGQVVVLGMGGLLVRNGSMSVGTLFMFLLLLNLLFAPVQQLVQLYTTYQQGQSSVTKLADLLEVQPSVVEDSDAAELAPIEGHIELASVDFDYGDGVGEPGPPVLTGLDLSVDAGETLVVVGPTGAGKSTVAKLVARFYDPVDGRVCIDGTDLRTVTIDSLRSQLGVVPQEPFLFHGTVRDNLVFARPDASEEELAEACRAVGIQDLIERLPEGLDTPVHERGVSLSAGERQLLSLTRAFLARPRVLILDEATSNIDPAAEAKVESALDVLLEGRTAVVIAHRLATAQRADRIAVVDRRADGEGAVVLELGTHAELLALGGRYAEMFATWERHLEQTH
- a CDS encoding ABC transporter ATP-binding protein — protein: MGWIRRLWPILRPHTGVLVVSLVVAVAALVLQVAVPAIVGRTVDKAIQTTESELAPFLWALVVIAFVRAALQALYRYGLYRIAYSIEADLRTTLYRHYTRLSHAFFDRMQTGQLISRAQADVRSVQLFFAVAPLIATAILGFVVAIGVMLSINVGLTLVAVLPLPFVYVVGVIMRNKLFPLSWIIQGRQAEVATVTEESIAGVRVVQSFAAEQARVDAMATAARRLRWANVQQGLVRARLAPLLENLPRLGALAILVYGGWLVIEGDLEIGVIIQFNAYIVLLQIPFRFLGFFLILGQRARASAGRIYEVLDETPEIIEREDPEPLRHSHGDIEFRDVYFGYGSGADVLRGLDLTINAGESVAIVGGTGSGKSTVARLLARFYDPRRGQVMLDGHDERNLALSDLRRAVVVAPDEPFLFSVPIRDNLAFGNPHVEQAEIEAAARIADAHGFISNLEEGYDSIVGERGYTLSGGQRQRLALARALLVDPAVLVLDDATSAIDVEVEARIHAALTARREGRTTILIAHRLSTITLADRVVFLEDGRVSAQGTHAELLATVPAYADVLAHADDEDADDVPQPLGGDPS
- a CDS encoding winged helix-turn-helix transcriptional regulator, producing MPPAGTPRARRADAVRAAARLARVAGAALADADLTLAQYRVLVFLEGGDRLASDVAALLDVVPSTVTSVVDGLCGRGLVARGQDPTDRRCVVLSLTAAGRTQVTEGDRVVAERLGRLLDRLPDDKAEGALVGLESLNTAMEAYLTEKFGDPGGQK